The genomic stretch CGTGCGGCAACGCAAGGCCAGCTCCTGACGCTTCGGGTAGGCCGACCACCCCTGTCGGGGTGGCCAAGCGCATAAGCCCGGGGAGTGCCGTAATGGCGAGAACCGGGCGAAAGCGTGATGGGCCCTCCGTTAGGAGGGTTCGGCTGAGCCCTGGAGCCCGTGAAAAGGGAGCTGGCAAGGATCCCCGGTGACCGTACCCAGAACCGACACAGGTGCCCCTAGGCGAATATCCTAAGGCGTGTCGGGGAATCCAGCCAGGGAAGTCGGCAAATTGGCCCCGTAACTTCGGGAGAAGGGTGCCTGCGGTCTTCTCTAAATGAGGGGACCGCAGGTCGCAGTGACCAGGGGGTCCGACTGTTTAATAAAAACACAGGTCTTGGCTGCCCGTAAGGGTGAGTACCAAGGCCGACGCCTGCCCAGTGCCGGTACGTGAAACCCGGGTACAACCGGGCGAAGCGCCGGTAAACGGCGGGGGTAACTATAACCCTCTTAAGGTAGCGAAATTCCTTGTCGGGTAAGTTCCGACCTGCATGAATGGCGTAACGAGACCCCCACTGTCCCGGCCGGAACCCGGTGAACCTACCATTCCGGTGCAAAGGCCGGAGACCCCAGCGGGAAGCGAAGACCCGTGGAGCTTACTGCAGCCTGTCGTTGGGGCATGGCCGTGGGTGCACAGCGTAGGTGGGAGCCGTCGAAGCCACCCCTCCGGGGGTGGTGGAGGCGACCATGGGACACCACCCACCCATGGTATGTCCCTAACCCCGTGAAGGGGACACCGGCAGGTGGGCAGTTTGGCTGGGCGGCACCCCCTGAAAAGGCATCAGGGGGCCCAAAGGTCGGCTCAGGCGGGTCAGAACTCCGCCGTGGAGTGCAAGGGCAAAAGCCGGCCTGACTTGGTCGGTAACAGAGGCCGACCAAGAGGCGAAAGCCGGGCCAGCGAACCCCTGTGCCTCACCGATGGGGGTCAGGGATAACAGAAAGCCACCCGGGGATAACAGAGTTGTCGCGGGCAAGAGCCCATATCGACCCCGCGGCTTGCTACATCGATGTCGGTTCTTCCCATCCTGGGTTGCAGCAGGGCCAAGGGTGGGGCTGTTCGCCCATTAAAGGGGATCGTGAGCTGGGTTTAGACCGTCGTGAGACAGGTTGGTTGCTATCTGCTGGGGGTGTTGGCCGCCTGAGGGAAGGTGGCTCTAGTACGAGAGGAACGAGCCGCCGGCGCCTCTGGTTTACCGGTTGTCCGACAGGGCATTGCCGGGCAGCTACGCGCCAAGGGATAAGGGCTGAAGGCATCTAAGCCCGAAACCCTCCCCGAAAATAGGCGGCCAGTCCCTTTGGGGACGAGGGCACCCGTAGAAGACGGGGTAGATAGGCCGGGGGTGTAAGCGCCGAGGGCTCTGCCCGAGGCGTTCAGCCCGCCGGTACTAAGAGCCCGAGGGCTCGGCGGGGTATTCGGACACTAAATGGATGTGGGGGTCTATGCATGGCCTAAAAAAGGCACTATTTATTGAGGGAGGTACGGCGGTCATAGCGGGGGGGATACACCCGAACCCATACCGAACTCGGAAGTTAAGCCCCCCAGCGATGCCCCGAGTACTGCCATCTGGCGGGAAAGGGGCGACGCCGCCGGCCTCTTTTTATTATACTACTATTTATTGATTAATTTAAATTTTTATGTATTATATATAGATAGGTAAGGGAGCTGGTGACTATCCCCTCTTTATGAGGGGAGGAAGTTCCGCCCACCCCGTATATGGGCAGATGCCCCCGAGAGGGGGCGGGAGATGCAACAGAAACGACACGGCTCCGGAAGAGATGACGATGATAGTGAAAGTTGAGGACTTCCGGAGAACCGGTGAAACGGGCATCTCCCCTGCCCGGGGTGCAAGCCGAAAGGCGCTTAGCCGAATGTCACCGAAATTACAGAAGGCGGGCTATAGCTCCCATACCTATCTTACATTTTATTTTTTAGGTAGAAAATTTTTTATAATATCTTCAACATCTTTATTTAAATAAATATTTTTTGATGTTGATAGTTTTTGAATAAACTTTGGTTTTAACTTTCTTTTTAAAATAATAAAGTTATCTTTTTTAGAATAGCCCTCAAATTCACCCCATTTTACGAATACATTTTTGAAACCTATTCCCTTTTTGCAGATATAAACATCTATTTCTATATTTAGATTTTTCCAAAAAATCACTAACGATAAGATTATTAAAATTTCAGAGACTATTTCTACAATTAATTTATAAATGTCCATATTTGAATTATACATAAAAATATTTAATAAAACTACAAATAATATTAAGATTCCTATCAAAATTGGGAAAAATTTTTTATCATACTTTGCTTTATCTCCATAAATTAGATAGAGATAATTCATTTTTATATTTTTAATTACATCATTATAGGTTTTATCTTTTGAATACTTTGTTATTCTATAAATTACTAAACTATCTATAAGAATCATAAAACTAAATAATAATAAGAAATCCATACTTTCCCTCATTTTAACAAATAACTTAATATATTAAATAATAGATTATTTTAATGATATAATTTTTACTGTGGTGAATAAAATGGACATTAAGATAAAAGAAATCTTTGAAAATGTTTATGAAATTGATTTGGAAGATGGTGTAAAAAGAATTGGAACAAAATCTATTGTTAAAGGAAAAAAAGTTTATGATGAAAAAATTGTAAAAGTTGATGATGAAGAGTATAGAATTTGGAATCCTCATAAGAGTAAGTTAGGTGCGGCGATAATTAAAGGTTTAAAAGTCATGCCTATTAAGAGGAATTCAAAGGTTTTATACTTAGGGGCATCTGCTGGAACAACTCCTTCTCATGTCTCTGACATTGCAGATAGAGGAATAATTTACGCTGTTGAGTATGCTCCAAGAATTATGAGAGAATTTTTAGATTCATGTAAAGATAGAATAAACTTAATTCCAATTTTAGGAGATGCAAATAAGCCACAGGAGTATTCAAATATCGTTGAGAAAGTTGATGTCATCTATGAGGATGTTGCTCAACCAAACCAAGCAGAGATTTTAATAAAAAACGCCAAATGGTTTTTAAAGAAGGGAGGATATGGAATGATAGCAATAAAAGCCAGAAGTATAGATGTTACAAAAGACCCTAAGGAAATATTTAAAGAACAAAAAGAAATTTTAGAAAGTAATGGATTTAAAATAGTCGATGAAGTAGATATAGAGCCATTTGAAAAAGATCACATAATGTTTGTAGGTAAGTGGTTAGGATAAAACTTAATTATTTTTAACATCAATTTTTTAAATTATGTGGTGAAAGTATGAGAGTTTTTGAAGTTATGAGAGAGACAAAGGAGACAAATGTATATTTGAAAATAAACATTGATGGTGTAGGAAAATACAAAATAGACACTGGAATTCCTTTTTTTGACCATCTACTTTCCTCATTTGCAAAACATGGATGTTTTGACTTAATTGTTAAGGCAAGAGGTGATTTAGACATTGATGACCATCACACAGTTGAGGATGTTGGAATTTGCTTAGGTTTGGCTTTAAATCAAATTGAAAAGAAAAATATTTTCAGATTCGGATGGGCAATAATTCCTATGGATGATGCAAGAGCGATGGTTTCTATTGATTTAAGTGGTAGAAGTTATTGCGTGGGAAGTTACAAACCAGAAAGAGAAAAAATTGGAGATTTATCATTAGAGAATATAAATCACTTCTTTGAGTCAGTTGCAAGTTATGGAATGCTAAATATACACTATGAAGTTATTGGAAAAAATGAGCATCACAAAGTTGAAGCATTATTTAAAGCGTTTGGTGTTGCTTTAGATTTAGCCACAAAGTTTGATGAGAGAAAAGGGATAATAAGTACTAAAGGAGAGATTAAACTGCCATAATATAAATTTTGGTGTTATAAATGATTACTAACTACTTTGAAGAATTTAATAATATGGTTGAAGAATATATTGAAAAGTATAAAGGAAAATTTGGATGTATTGTATCATTTAATGGATTTGTTAGAGAATATGATGTAATAGATGGTAAAAAAATTCCATCAAAAGGTATGAAGATAGATAATAATATTTTTGAAAAATTAGAAGTTATAGTAAATGAGGCAAAAAATAAGTTTGATGTTATAGACATTGTGTTATATCACAATACTGGATTTTTAAATATTGGAGATAGAGTTATGTCAATAGCTGTTTTTGCAAGGCATAGAGATGAAGGTTTTAAAGCCTTGGAATATATTATAAAGGAAGCAAAAAAATATCACTAAATTATTTCTGTTTTAAATTATTTTTATTTTATGCGGTGTTTATTATGAAAATAAAAATTAAAGTTAAAGGTATAGTTCAGGGTGTAGGTTTTAGACCTTTTGTTTATAGAATTGCTAAAAAAAATAATCTAAAAGGCTATGTAAAAAACATGGGTAACTATGTAGAAATATATTTAGATGGTAAAAAAGAGGATATTGATAACTTTATTAAAGATTTAAAAAATAAAAAGCCCCCATTATCAAGAATTGATTCATTGGAAATTATAGAGTGTAATGATATTATAAATTTTAATGATTTTTACATTATTGAAAGTGAAAACTCTAATTTTGAGGAAGAAGGAACTATCCCTGCTGATGTATCAATATGTGAAGAATGTTTAAAGGAACTGTTTGATAAAAATGATAGAAGATACAGATATCCATTCATTGCCTGCACAAATTGTGGGCCAAGATTTACTATTGTTGAAAAACTACCTTATGATAGAGAAAATACTTCAATGAGAGATTTTCCTCTATGTGAAGGATGTTTAAAAGAATATAAAAATCCATTAGATAGAAGATTTCACGCTCAAGCTACCTGTTGTCCAATTTGTGGGCCAAAAGTTTTTTTGAGTGATGGTAAAAATATTATAGCTGAAAAAGATGATGCTATTAAAGAGGCAGTAAAGTTATTGGAAGAAGGAAATATATTGGCTATAAAAGGAATTGGAGGAACTCATCTATGCTGTAAAGTTAGCGAAGATGAACCAGTTCTAAATTTAAGAAAAAGGTTGAATAGACCAACTCAACCATTTGCTGTTATGAGTAAAATAGAATACATAAATTTATTTGCTGAGGTTGATGAGACTGAGAAAGAAGTTTTATTATCTCCAAGTAGACCTATAGTGGTTTTAAGAAAAAATCAGAATTATGATAAATATTTTTCAGAGTATGTTTCTAACTTAGATACAATTGGTGTTATGCTTCCATATAGTGGATTGCATTATCTTTTATTTGACAAAGAAATTGCTTATGTTATGACCTCTGCCAATCTGCCCGGATTACCAATGGTTAAAGATAATGATGAAATTTTAGAGAAACTTGATGGCATTGCTGATTATTTTTTATTACACAATAGAAGGATAGTTAATAGATGTGACGACAGTGTTATCAAAAAAGTAGCTAATAGATTTGTCTTTTTAAGAAGGTCAAGAGGATATGCTCCTGAACCTATAGAGGTTAATGTAAATAATGATAAAAATATTCTATGCGTTGGACCTGAGTTAAATTCAACTGCCTGCATAGTTAAAAGAAATAAGTTTTATTTAACTCAATATATAGGAAACACTTCTAAATATGAAACATTTTGCTATTTAAAAGATGCAATAGACAACATTTTAAAATTAACTAACACAAAGAAAATTGATGTTATTGTATGTGATTTACATCCTCAGTATAACTCTACAAAATTGGCTGAAGAATTATCTGAAAAATTTGGAGTTGAAATTTTTAGAGTTCAACATCACTTTGCACACGCATATAGTTTATTAGGAGATAACAACTATTTTGATGATGCCGTTATCTTATCTTTGGATGGAGTAGGATATGGATTAGATGGAAATATCTGGGGAGGAGAAATATTACTATTTAAAGATGGTAAATTAAAAAGAGTTGGGCATTTGGAAGAGCAATATCAGTTGGGAGGAGACTTAGCAACAAAGTATCCATTGAGAATGCTCTTATCAATATTGTATAAGGCAATAGGAGATGAAGCATTTAATTTTATAAAGAGATATAATTTCTTTTCAGAAAAAGAACTAAATATTTTAAAATTTCAACTTGAGAAAAAAATAAACTGCCCTTTAACAACATCCACTGGAAGAGTTTTAGATGCAGTTTCTTCATTGTTAGGAGTTTGTTTTGTTAAAACATATGATGGAGAACCAAGTATAAGATTAGAGCCCATTGCTAATAAATTTAAAGGTAATATTGAGGTAGAGCCAAAAATAAAAAATAATATACTTAATACAACAGAACTAATCTATAACGCCTATGAGATGTTTATATATGGAGATTCTTTAAGTAAAATAGCACACTACGCCCATATCTATATAGCTGATGGTTTGTTCAATATAGTAAAAAAAATAGCAGATAAGTATGGAATAGAAACAATAGGAATTACTGGAGGAGTTTCATATAATAAAATAATAACTGAGAGAATATTAAA from Methanocaldococcus lauensis encodes the following:
- a CDS encoding fibrillarin-like rRNA/tRNA 2'-O-methyltransferase, which translates into the protein MDIKIKEIFENVYEIDLEDGVKRIGTKSIVKGKKVYDEKIVKVDDEEYRIWNPHKSKLGAAIIKGLKVMPIKRNSKVLYLGASAGTTPSHVSDIADRGIIYAVEYAPRIMREFLDSCKDRINLIPILGDANKPQEYSNIVEKVDVIYEDVAQPNQAEILIKNAKWFLKKGGYGMIAIKARSIDVTKDPKEIFKEQKEILESNGFKIVDEVDIEPFEKDHIMFVGKWLG
- the hisB gene encoding imidazoleglycerol-phosphate dehydratase HisB produces the protein MRVFEVMRETKETNVYLKINIDGVGKYKIDTGIPFFDHLLSSFAKHGCFDLIVKARGDLDIDDHHTVEDVGICLGLALNQIEKKNIFRFGWAIIPMDDARAMVSIDLSGRSYCVGSYKPEREKIGDLSLENINHFFESVASYGMLNIHYEVIGKNEHHKVEALFKAFGVALDLATKFDERKGIISTKGEIKLP
- a CDS encoding molybdenum cofactor biosynthesis protein MoaE, which gives rise to MITNYFEEFNNMVEEYIEKYKGKFGCIVSFNGFVREYDVIDGKKIPSKGMKIDNNIFEKLEVIVNEAKNKFDVIDIVLYHNTGFLNIGDRVMSIAVFARHRDEGFKALEYIIKEAKKYH
- the hypF gene encoding carbamoyltransferase HypF; this encodes MKIKIKVKGIVQGVGFRPFVYRIAKKNNLKGYVKNMGNYVEIYLDGKKEDIDNFIKDLKNKKPPLSRIDSLEIIECNDIINFNDFYIIESENSNFEEEGTIPADVSICEECLKELFDKNDRRYRYPFIACTNCGPRFTIVEKLPYDRENTSMRDFPLCEGCLKEYKNPLDRRFHAQATCCPICGPKVFLSDGKNIIAEKDDAIKEAVKLLEEGNILAIKGIGGTHLCCKVSEDEPVLNLRKRLNRPTQPFAVMSKIEYINLFAEVDETEKEVLLSPSRPIVVLRKNQNYDKYFSEYVSNLDTIGVMLPYSGLHYLLFDKEIAYVMTSANLPGLPMVKDNDEILEKLDGIADYFLLHNRRIVNRCDDSVIKKVANRFVFLRRSRGYAPEPIEVNVNNDKNILCVGPELNSTACIVKRNKFYLTQYIGNTSKYETFCYLKDAIDNILKLTNTKKIDVIVCDLHPQYNSTKLAEELSEKFGVEIFRVQHHFAHAYSLLGDNNYFDDAVILSLDGVGYGLDGNIWGGEILLFKDGKLKRVGHLEEQYQLGGDLATKYPLRMLLSILYKAIGDEAFNFIKRYNFFSEKELNILKFQLEKKINCPLTTSTGRVLDAVSSLLGVCFVKTYDGEPSIRLEPIANKFKGNIEVEPKIKNNILNTTELIYNAYEMFIYGDSLSKIAHYAHIYIADGLFNIVKKIADKYGIETIGITGGVSYNKIITERILNNANKENLNFIYHKRVPNGDGGISFGQGIGYIINEP